A single window of Meiothermus sp. DNA harbors:
- a CDS encoding rhodanese-like domain-containing protein, whose product MRVLKPELLKNFLQDNPLVVDVRPLEQYNPSDFEGAVHIPLHDIQHGNHNLPKDRSLLLICERGVMSELAGLYLEAAGYEQVYNLEGGLQKLRKSVGGL is encoded by the coding sequence ATGCGAGTCCTAAAACCCGAGCTGCTCAAAAACTTTCTCCAGGACAATCCGCTGGTGGTGGATGTGCGCCCGCTCGAGCAGTACAATCCAAGCGACTTTGAAGGCGCTGTGCACATCCCCCTGCACGACATCCAGCACGGCAACCACAACCTGCCCAAAGACCGCTCCCTGCTGCTTATCTGCGAGCGGGGGGTGATGAGCGAACTGGCCGGGCTGTACCTGGAAGCAGCCGGCTACGAGCAGGTCTACAACCTCGAGGGGGGCCTGCAAAAGTTGCGCAAAAGTGTCGGTGGTCTATAA
- the carB gene encoding carbamoyl-phosphate synthase large subunit → MPARTDLKKILIIGSGPITIGQAAEFDYSGTQAVKALRSVGYEVVLVNSNPATIMTDPELSEGTYLEPLTVEFLEKIIAQERPDALLPTLGGQTALNLSMALFEQGILDKYGVELIGANAAAIKKGEDREEFQKAMLKIGVDVPRGKMVHSLEEGLAFAREVTGYPVVVRPSFTLGGTGGGIAENEAEFIETLSRGLSLSPTHSALVEESIVGWKEYELEVMRDKNDTVVIITSIENVDPMGVHTGDSITVAPAQTLSDVEYQKMRDAAIAIIREIGVETGGSNIQFAIDPKTGRMIVIEMNPRVSRSSALASKATGFPIAKIAALLAVGYTLDEIPNDITQKTPASFEPTIDYVVTKIPRFAFEKFSTLPNTHPGGFSDRLGTQMKSVGEVMAIGRTFKESFGKALRSLEADVRAEFSTYTTEELLARLYPSPTRIYAVLELLRRGEQVEKLYQKTQIEPWFLTQLKEVVEAEHDLETESHRLEDAEDWRYVKGLGLSDARLGELVGVSETVVRKQRLAAGSRPVYKTVDTCAAEFEAYTPYHYSAYELEDEVRPTDKPKVVILGSGPIRIGQGVEFDYATVHAVWALREAVIPPQRPGEAGAQGYETIMVNSNPETVSTDYDTADRLYFEPLTLEDVLNLTEHEKPLGVIATLGGQTPLKLAKKLADAGVTLLGTPWEAIHKAEDRAEFNKLCTDLGIPQPKGAVARTPEEALRLAETLGYPLMARPSYVLGGRAMQVVKNAEELRWYLSGIYAALAERPSILLDQYLENALELDVDALSDGQRVVVAGIMEHIERAGVHSGDSATILPPISLTPEQLATVRDYTRRLALAVGVRGLINVQYAVKNGVVYILEANPRASRTVPFVSKAIGHPLAKYAALIAVGHTLDDLGFTQDPTPGFYSVKEVLIPWLKFPGVIPVLGPEMRSTGESMGIDTDPYLAYYRAELGVGQRLPLSGKVRFIEADDLKAEWTAAGFDISDDEYDLLIALTPHPELRRAVETGKPFITTAEGAKWSLEAIRRAREENLAVRSLQSWHADKAVYRY, encoded by the coding sequence ATGCCCGCCCGCACCGACCTGAAAAAAATACTCATCATCGGCTCCGGCCCCATCACCATTGGCCAGGCCGCCGAATTCGACTACTCCGGCACCCAGGCCGTCAAGGCCCTGCGTAGCGTGGGTTACGAGGTGGTGCTGGTGAACTCCAACCCCGCGACCATCATGACCGACCCCGAGCTTTCGGAAGGCACCTACCTCGAGCCCCTCACGGTGGAGTTTCTGGAAAAAATCATTGCCCAAGAGCGTCCGGATGCCCTCTTGCCCACCCTGGGGGGCCAGACCGCTCTCAACCTCTCGATGGCCTTGTTTGAGCAGGGCATTTTGGACAAATACGGCGTCGAGCTGATCGGGGCCAATGCCGCGGCCATCAAGAAAGGTGAAGACCGCGAAGAATTCCAGAAAGCCATGCTCAAGATTGGGGTGGACGTGCCCCGGGGCAAGATGGTGCACAGCCTGGAAGAAGGGCTGGCTTTTGCCCGCGAGGTGACCGGCTATCCGGTGGTGGTGCGGCCCAGCTTTACCCTGGGGGGCACCGGCGGGGGCATCGCCGAGAACGAAGCCGAGTTCATCGAGACCCTCTCCCGCGGGCTCTCGCTCTCGCCTACCCATTCGGCCCTGGTGGAGGAGTCCATCGTAGGCTGGAAAGAGTACGAGCTCGAGGTCATGCGCGACAAAAACGACACCGTGGTCATCATCACCTCCATCGAGAACGTAGACCCCATGGGCGTTCACACCGGCGACTCGATTACCGTAGCCCCCGCGCAAACCCTTTCGGATGTGGAGTACCAGAAGATGCGCGATGCGGCCATCGCCATCATCCGCGAGATCGGGGTAGAGACCGGCGGCTCCAACATCCAGTTTGCTATAGACCCCAAGACCGGGCGGATGATCGTGATCGAGATGAACCCCCGGGTCTCGCGCTCCAGCGCCCTGGCCTCCAAGGCCACCGGCTTTCCCATCGCCAAGATTGCGGCTTTGCTGGCCGTGGGCTATACCCTGGACGAGATTCCCAACGACATCACCCAGAAGACCCCGGCCTCCTTCGAGCCCACCATTGACTACGTGGTGACCAAAATCCCCCGCTTCGCCTTTGAGAAGTTCAGCACCCTGCCCAACACCCACCCGGGCGGCTTCTCCGACCGGCTCGGTACCCAGATGAAGAGCGTGGGCGAGGTGATGGCCATTGGCCGCACCTTCAAGGAGTCCTTTGGTAAGGCTCTGCGGAGCCTCGAGGCCGACGTGCGCGCCGAGTTTTCCACCTATACCACCGAGGAGCTCTTGGCCCGGCTCTACCCCAGTCCCACGCGAATTTATGCAGTTTTGGAACTGCTGCGGCGGGGTGAGCAGGTAGAGAAACTGTACCAGAAGACCCAGATTGAACCCTGGTTCCTGACCCAGCTCAAGGAGGTGGTGGAGGCTGAACACGACCTCGAGACCGAAAGCCACCGCCTGGAAGATGCCGAGGACTGGCGCTACGTGAAGGGTCTGGGCCTCTCCGATGCCCGGCTGGGCGAGCTGGTGGGGGTCTCCGAGACGGTCGTCCGCAAGCAACGCCTGGCCGCGGGCTCGAGGCCGGTGTACAAAACCGTGGACACCTGCGCCGCCGAGTTCGAGGCCTACACCCCCTACCACTACAGCGCCTACGAGCTGGAAGACGAGGTGCGCCCTACCGACAAACCCAAGGTGGTGATCCTGGGCTCGGGCCCCATCCGCATCGGGCAAGGGGTGGAGTTTGACTACGCCACGGTGCATGCGGTCTGGGCCCTTCGGGAAGCTGTGATACCGCCTCAGCGGCCCGGCGAGGCCGGGGCACAGGGCTACGAGACCATCATGGTGAACTCCAACCCCGAAACCGTAAGCACCGACTACGACACCGCCGATAGGCTCTACTTCGAGCCGCTGACGCTCGAGGACGTGCTCAACCTGACCGAGCACGAAAAGCCCCTTGGCGTGATTGCCACCTTGGGCGGCCAGACCCCCTTGAAGCTGGCCAAAAAGCTGGCCGATGCCGGCGTAACCCTGCTGGGCACCCCCTGGGAGGCCATCCACAAAGCCGAAGACCGCGCCGAGTTCAATAAGCTCTGTACCGATCTGGGCATTCCCCAGCCCAAAGGCGCGGTGGCCCGAACCCCCGAGGAAGCTCTCCGGCTGGCCGAAACCCTGGGCTACCCCCTGATGGCCCGGCCCAGCTATGTGTTGGGGGGGCGGGCCATGCAGGTGGTAAAGAATGCCGAGGAGCTGCGCTGGTACTTGAGCGGCATCTACGCCGCCTTGGCCGAGCGGCCCTCCATCCTCCTGGATCAGTACTTGGAAAACGCGCTCGAGCTCGACGTGGACGCTCTATCGGATGGGCAGCGGGTGGTGGTGGCCGGCATCATGGAGCACATCGAGCGGGCCGGGGTACACTCTGGCGACTCGGCCACCATCCTGCCCCCCATCTCGCTCACGCCCGAGCAGCTCGCCACCGTCCGGGACTACACCCGCAGGCTGGCCTTGGCAGTGGGGGTCAGGGGCCTTATCAACGTGCAGTACGCTGTCAAGAATGGGGTGGTCTACATCCTGGAGGCCAACCCCCGGGCCTCCCGCACGGTGCCCTTCGTCTCCAAGGCCATCGGGCACCCGCTGGCCAAGTACGCTGCCCTGATTGCGGTGGGCCATACCCTAGACGACCTGGGCTTCACCCAAGACCCCACCCCAGGCTTCTACTCGGTCAAGGAGGTGCTCATCCCCTGGCTCAAGTTCCCCGGGGTGATTCCGGTGCTGGGCCCAGAGATGCGCTCCACCGGCGAGAGCATGGGCATAGACACCGACCCCTACCTGGCCTACTACCGGGCCGAGCTGGGGGTGGGCCAGCGGCTCCCGCTTTCGGGCAAGGTGCGCTTCATCGAAGCCGACGATCTGAAGGCCGAGTGGACAGCGGCGGGTTTCGATATCTCCGACGATGAGTACGACCTGCTCATCGCCCTTACCCCCCACCCTGAGCTGCGCCGGGCAGTGGAGACCGGTAAGCCCTTTATCACCACCGCTGAGGGTGCTAAGTGGAGCCTCGAGGCCATCCGGCGGGCCAGGGAAGAAAACCTGGCTGTCCGGTCATTGCAGAGCTGGCATGCCGATAAAGCTGTGTACCGCTATTAG
- a CDS encoding ferritin: MPKASTLISSKLAQKLKEQIGHELGAHQQYLAIGTYFAQQNLDKWAALFYAQAAEEKEHALKIVRFLTDVGEVVHFPALPAASTGFKSPADAVSQALKWERSVTEQFQAMAKIALAEGDFVGFQFLQWFLEEQVEEVSSMEKYLALVESGINLFQAEALLVEG, translated from the coding sequence ATGCCCAAAGCATCAACGCTCATCTCGAGCAAGCTGGCCCAGAAACTCAAGGAGCAGATCGGCCACGAGCTCGGGGCACACCAGCAGTACCTGGCCATCGGCACCTACTTTGCCCAGCAGAACCTGGACAAGTGGGCAGCCCTGTTTTATGCGCAAGCAGCGGAAGAAAAAGAGCACGCGCTAAAAATTGTGCGCTTCCTGACCGATGTGGGCGAGGTAGTTCACTTTCCGGCCCTTCCGGCAGCCTCCACCGGCTTCAAAAGCCCTGCCGACGCGGTCTCCCAAGCCCTCAAGTGGGAACGTAGCGTAACCGAGCAATTCCAGGCCATGGCCAAAATTGCCCTGGCCGAGGGGGATTTTGTGGGCTTCCAGTTCTTGCAATGGTTCTTGGAAGAGCAGGTCGAGGAAGTAAGCAGCATGGAGAAGTACCTGGCCCTGGTGGAAAGCGGCATCAACCTGTTCCAGGCCGAGGCTTTGCTGGTAGAAGGCTGA
- a CDS encoding carbon monoxide dehydrogenase subunit G, producing MKLEYSGQEKVQADPEKVWSFIQDPQKVASCLPDLKSVEIKDDKNMVATVGVAVGPVRGSFKFNIELDPRPEENKVMVRIRGGGLGSAVDLTASADILGQEDQTTLLDWQGQATVSGPAATVGGRVLDAQAKRLIETVFANMGKKMSEA from the coding sequence ATGAAACTCGAGTACAGCGGACAAGAAAAAGTACAGGCCGATCCTGAAAAAGTCTGGAGCTTTATTCAAGACCCCCAGAAAGTGGCCTCCTGCCTGCCCGACTTAAAGTCGGTGGAGATCAAAGACGATAAAAACATGGTCGCTACCGTAGGGGTGGCAGTGGGGCCAGTGCGGGGCTCGTTCAAGTTCAACATCGAACTTGACCCCCGCCCCGAAGAAAACAAGGTCATGGTGCGCATCCGCGGTGGGGGCTTAGGTAGCGCGGTAGACCTGACCGCCAGTGCCGACATCCTCGGCCAGGAAGACCAGACCACCCTCCTAGACTGGCAAGGGCAAGCCACCGTGAGCGGGCCCGCCGCCACCGTAGGGGGGCGGGTGCTCGATGCGCAGGCCAAGCGGCTGATCGAGACGGTGTTTGCCAATATGGGCAAAAAAATGAGCGAAGCCTGA
- a CDS encoding NTP transferase domain-containing protein: MPSLDALILSAGKASRFGVPKFLLPAGAGHVLLTRVLEQALRVADGRVGVVLGREAGVARYALECWLAGQPTAYRVFTVLNRRYRYGQSTSLKAGIRMLQDAAGVLVFLADMPALDSQKLQQLTYAIAHRGSQTLAVVAAEQGQIRPPVFLTQPLLAEVGKLTGDQGARGLLKAHAESIERVEWGSGPWFWDVDDWSTYQRLARKMGWVEEPFAPIPEASPVPEIQMRLDAALASEAVPWLSPGLLLLSCKGETRWLKLPQSYRGVREVILGPAHTPAAYLQLLRRAALAVLTNNRCAGT, translated from the coding sequence ATGCCTTCCTTGGACGCGCTCATCCTCTCTGCCGGGAAAGCCTCGAGGTTTGGGGTTCCCAAGTTTTTGCTCCCTGCCGGAGCGGGCCATGTTTTGTTGACCCGGGTTCTGGAGCAGGCCTTGCGTGTGGCCGATGGGCGCGTTGGGGTGGTCTTGGGGCGTGAGGCCGGGGTGGCGCGGTATGCGCTGGAGTGCTGGCTGGCGGGGCAGCCGACGGCATACCGGGTATTTACTGTGCTGAACCGCCGCTACCGGTATGGCCAGAGTACCTCTCTAAAAGCGGGTATCCGGATGCTCCAGGACGCCGCAGGGGTTCTGGTATTTCTGGCCGATATGCCCGCCTTGGACTCCCAGAAACTTCAACAACTGACCTATGCCATAGCCCACCGTGGATCCCAGACTTTAGCCGTGGTAGCGGCCGAACAAGGCCAGATACGCCCCCCGGTTTTCTTGACCCAACCGCTTTTGGCAGAGGTCGGCAAGCTCACCGGCGACCAAGGCGCCCGGGGTCTCCTGAAGGCCCACGCAGAAAGCATTGAGCGGGTGGAATGGGGCTCGGGGCCGTGGTTTTGGGATGTGGACGACTGGTCAACCTACCAAAGGCTGGCCCGGAAGATGGGCTGGGTTGAAGAGCCTTTTGCTCCCATCCCCGAGGCCAGTCCTGTGCCCGAGATACAGATGCGCCTGGACGCGGCGCTTGCCTCAGAAGCCGTTCCCTGGCTTTCACCCGGCTTGCTGCTGCTCTCTTGTAAAGGTGAAACCCGCTGGCTAAAGCTGCCCCAGAGCTACCGGGGTGTGCGGGAGGTGATACTGGGGCCAGCCCACACCCCCGCGGCCTACCTTCAACTGCTCCGCCGGGCGGCCCTGGCGGTGCTGACGAACAATCGGTGTGCTGGTACGTGA
- a CDS encoding sulfurtransferase: MNYANPDVLVSTDWVLEHHQDPNIRILEVNEDILLYDTGHIPGSQKIDWQADLWDDTIREFIQPHELAALFERLGISNDTTIVLYGDKNNWWAAYAFWFFSYNGHQHLKLMNGGRIKWMLENKPLTTEVPTYPKGTYTPGQRDPRLRAFRDEVLAHLEKVKAGKGALVDVRSPAEFTGEKTHMPEYPQEGVLRGGHIPGAKSIPWATTVNPDGTFKSADELRAIYESKGVTPDKEVIAYCRIAERSSHSWFVLKHLLGFPNVKNYDGSWTEWGNAVGVPIEKGPEK; the protein is encoded by the coding sequence ATGAACTACGCAAACCCTGACGTATTGGTTTCCACCGACTGGGTGCTGGAGCACCACCAAGACCCCAATATCCGAATCCTCGAGGTCAACGAGGACATCCTGCTCTACGACACCGGCCACATTCCCGGCAGTCAGAAGATCGACTGGCAGGCCGACCTTTGGGACGACACCATCCGCGAGTTTATCCAGCCCCACGAGCTGGCTGCCCTGTTCGAGCGTCTAGGTATCTCCAACGACACCACCATTGTGTTGTATGGCGACAAAAACAACTGGTGGGCGGCCTATGCCTTCTGGTTCTTCAGCTACAACGGGCACCAACACCTCAAGCTGATGAACGGTGGGCGCATCAAATGGATGCTGGAAAACAAGCCCCTTACCACCGAGGTGCCCACCTACCCCAAAGGCACCTACACCCCCGGCCAGCGCGACCCCCGCCTGCGGGCCTTCCGCGACGAGGTGCTGGCCCATTTAGAGAAGGTCAAGGCCGGTAAAGGCGCTCTGGTAGATGTGCGCAGCCCAGCCGAGTTTACCGGGGAAAAAACGCATATGCCCGAGTACCCCCAGGAAGGGGTGCTACGCGGCGGGCACATCCCTGGCGCCAAGAGCATCCCCTGGGCCACCACCGTCAACCCCGACGGCACCTTCAAGAGCGCCGACGAACTGAGGGCCATTTACGAATCGAAGGGCGTGACCCCCGACAAAGAGGTGATCGCCTATTGCCGCATCGCCGAGCGCAGCAGCCATAGCTGGTTTGTGCTCAAACACCTGCTGGGCTTTCCCAATGTCAAGAACTACGACGGAAGCTGGACCGAGTGGGGCAATGCGGTAGGGGTGCCCATCGAAAAAGGCCCGGAAAAGTAG
- a CDS encoding xanthine dehydrogenase family protein subunit M: protein MIPAAFEYKRPMSLEEALSHLAEHGLDARVLAGGQSLIPAMRYRLAQPAVLVDINKIPNLGYMQEENGMLHIGALVRDTDVEFDKNIQAKYHLISDVSMVVADPIVRYRGTVVGSLCHNDPSGDWAAAAIAARAQMVIQGKNGARVESIDQFLVDSFATSIGEGEMAVEARFPSPNSLTSGAYEKIERKVGDYATAAAAVQLELNPDGTIKEVGIGITAVAHMALRVAEGEKILRGQKPSLELIRAAAEEARKIADPTPDARGSAEYKKDMARVLVGRGLIKALKRLNVVVA, encoded by the coding sequence ATGATACCCGCGGCCTTTGAGTACAAACGTCCGATGTCCCTCGAGGAGGCCCTTAGTCACCTAGCCGAACACGGCCTAGACGCCAGGGTTTTAGCCGGGGGACAAAGCCTGATCCCGGCCATGCGCTACCGCCTGGCCCAGCCCGCCGTGCTGGTGGACATCAACAAGATTCCCAACCTGGGGTACATGCAAGAAGAAAATGGAATGCTCCACATCGGGGCGCTGGTGCGCGATACCGATGTGGAGTTCGATAAAAACATTCAAGCCAAGTACCACCTCATCAGCGATGTTTCGATGGTGGTAGCCGACCCCATCGTGCGCTACCGGGGTACGGTGGTGGGCTCGCTCTGCCACAACGATCCCTCGGGCGACTGGGCCGCCGCCGCGATTGCCGCACGGGCCCAGATGGTCATCCAGGGCAAAAATGGGGCTCGAGTCGAATCCATTGACCAATTTTTAGTGGACAGCTTCGCCACCTCCATCGGCGAAGGGGAAATGGCGGTAGAAGCCCGCTTTCCGTCGCCCAACTCCCTCACTTCGGGCGCCTACGAAAAAATCGAGCGCAAGGTCGGCGACTACGCCACCGCTGCTGCCGCGGTGCAGCTAGAACTCAACCCCGACGGTACCATCAAAGAAGTTGGCATCGGCATTACGGCTGTGGCCCACATGGCCTTGCGGGTAGCCGAGGGGGAGAAAATTCTCCGGGGTCAGAAGCCTTCGCTCGAGCTAATCCGGGCGGCGGCGGAAGAAGCCCGTAAAATAGCCGACCCTACCCCCGACGCGCGCGGTTCCGCTGAGTACAAAAAAGATATGGCCCGGGTACTGGTAGGGCGGGGTCTGATCAAGGCCCTTAAGCGCTTGAATGTGGTGGTAGCCTGA
- a CDS encoding aerobic carbon-monoxide dehydrogenase large subunit: MAVQTPHLEPKGIQGLGKAIKRKEDSRFIVGKGNYLDDIVLPGMLHMALVHSPYAHARILNIDASEALKIPGVKAVITAKDLAAAGLSWIPTLAGDKQMVLADGKVLYQYQEVAAVFAETRQAAADGAAAVQVEYEPLPVVVDPFKATAPDAPVLREDIQGQMTGAHGPRRHHNHIWTWEVGSKDETEKALAQAEVRIKQHMVYPRSHPAPLEPCGCIGDMNTATGRLTVYMTTQAPHAIRTVLSLVTKIPENNIRVISPDIGGGFGNKVPVYPGYVCAIVGSIVLGAPVKWVETRTENLTTTGFARDFHMDIEIGATKEGKVTAMKVYTLADHGAFDAAADPSKYPAGLFSICTGSYDFQKAYAQVEAVYTNKAPGGVAYRCSFRVTEASYLIERSMDVLAQELKMDPAELRLKNFIQPQQFPYPSALGWTYDSGDYEKTLKVALERIGYAELRKEQAEKRAKGELMGIGISTFTEIVGAGPSKDFDILGIKMFDGAEIRVHPSGSAIVRAGTRHQGQGHETTWAQIVSEELGLDVDKIIVEEGDTDTAPYGLGTYASRSTPTAGGAMALAARRIREKAKKIAAHLLEVGEGDVEWVDKKFVVKGVPGKSVTMNEVAFAAYTNLPPGMEPGLETTYYYDPPNLTFPHGAYICVVDIDKGTGEVKVRRFVAIDDCGTIINPMIVEGQVHGGLTEGFAMAFMQEIAFDEQGNHLSSNFTDYLLPTALETPKWETGHTVTPSPHHPIGAKGVGESPTVGSPAAFVNAVVDALSPLGVRHIDMPITREKVWKVLRQAGVDSF, from the coding sequence ATGGCAGTTCAAACCCCCCACCTCGAGCCCAAAGGCATCCAGGGGCTCGGCAAAGCCATTAAACGCAAAGAAGACTCCCGCTTTATCGTGGGCAAAGGCAACTACCTCGACGACATCGTACTCCCGGGCATGCTGCACATGGCCTTGGTGCATAGCCCCTATGCCCATGCCCGGATTCTCAACATCGACGCCTCCGAGGCCTTGAAAATTCCCGGCGTAAAGGCCGTTATAACTGCCAAAGACCTCGCCGCTGCTGGGCTTTCCTGGATTCCCACCCTAGCCGGCGATAAGCAGATGGTGCTGGCCGATGGCAAGGTGCTCTACCAGTACCAGGAAGTAGCTGCCGTATTTGCCGAAACCCGCCAGGCCGCCGCCGATGGAGCCGCCGCCGTGCAGGTCGAGTACGAGCCCTTGCCGGTGGTGGTAGACCCCTTCAAGGCCACCGCCCCCGACGCACCCGTTCTGCGCGAGGACATCCAAGGCCAGATGACCGGAGCCCATGGGCCCCGCCGTCACCACAACCACATCTGGACCTGGGAGGTAGGCTCCAAAGACGAAACCGAAAAAGCCCTGGCCCAGGCCGAGGTGCGCATCAAGCAGCACATGGTTTATCCCAGGAGCCACCCGGCCCCCCTCGAGCCCTGCGGCTGCATCGGTGATATGAACACGGCCACCGGGCGGCTCACGGTCTACATGACCACCCAGGCTCCCCACGCCATCCGCACAGTACTTTCGCTGGTCACCAAGATTCCCGAAAACAACATCCGGGTCATCTCACCTGATATCGGAGGGGGCTTTGGCAACAAGGTGCCGGTGTATCCCGGCTACGTGTGCGCCATCGTGGGCAGCATTGTGCTGGGTGCGCCGGTCAAGTGGGTCGAGACCCGCACCGAGAACCTCACCACCACCGGCTTTGCCCGCGATTTCCACATGGACATCGAGATCGGGGCCACCAAAGAAGGCAAGGTCACGGCCATGAAGGTTTACACCCTGGCCGACCACGGAGCCTTCGACGCCGCGGCCGACCCCAGCAAGTACCCCGCCGGGCTGTTCTCCATCTGCACCGGCTCCTACGACTTCCAGAAAGCCTACGCCCAGGTGGAAGCGGTCTATACCAACAAGGCGCCGGGTGGCGTGGCCTACCGCTGCTCATTTAGGGTAACCGAGGCCAGCTACCTAATCGAGCGCAGCATGGATGTGCTCGCGCAGGAGCTGAAGATGGATCCCGCCGAGCTGCGCCTCAAGAACTTCATCCAACCACAGCAGTTCCCCTACCCCTCGGCGCTGGGCTGGACCTACGACTCGGGCGACTACGAGAAAACCCTCAAGGTAGCCCTCGAGCGCATCGGCTATGCCGAGCTGCGCAAGGAACAGGCCGAGAAACGGGCCAAAGGCGAGCTGATGGGCATCGGCATCTCCACCTTCACCGAGATTGTGGGGGCCGGGCCTTCCAAAGACTTCGACATCCTGGGCATCAAGATGTTCGACGGGGCCGAAATCCGCGTACACCCCTCGGGGTCAGCCATCGTACGGGCCGGCACCCGCCACCAGGGTCAGGGCCATGAGACCACCTGGGCCCAGATTGTTTCCGAGGAACTCGGTCTGGACGTGGACAAGATCATCGTGGAGGAGGGCGATACCGACACTGCCCCCTATGGCCTAGGCACCTATGCCAGCCGCTCCACCCCCACCGCCGGAGGTGCAATGGCCCTGGCAGCCCGGCGCATCCGCGAGAAGGCCAAAAAGATTGCCGCGCACCTGCTAGAAGTGGGCGAGGGCGACGTGGAGTGGGTGGACAAAAAGTTCGTGGTCAAGGGTGTGCCGGGCAAGAGCGTGACCATGAACGAGGTGGCCTTCGCCGCCTACACCAACCTGCCCCCGGGGATGGAGCCGGGCCTCGAGACCACCTACTACTACGACCCCCCCAACCTGACCTTCCCTCACGGAGCCTACATCTGCGTGGTGGACATCGATAAAGGTACCGGCGAGGTCAAGGTGCGGCGCTTTGTGGCGATAGACGACTGCGGCACCATCATCAACCCCATGATTGTGGAGGGGCAGGTACACGGCGGCCTGACCGAGGGCTTTGCCATGGCCTTCATGCAGGAGATCGCCTTTGACGAGCAGGGCAACCACCTCTCGTCGAACTTTACCGACTACCTGCTGCCCACCGCGCTCGAGACCCCCAAGTGGGAGACCGGCCACACCGTGACCCCTAGTCCCCATCACCCCATCGGGGCCAAGGGCGTGGGCGAGTCGCCCACCGTGGGCAGCCCGGCGGCTTTTGTAAACGCGGTGGTGGACGCACTCTCTCCCCTGGGGGTGCGCCACATTGATATGCCCATCACCCGCGAAAAGGTCTGGAAGGTGCTGCGGCAGGCCGGGGTAGATTCGTTCTAA
- a CDS encoding (2Fe-2S)-binding protein: protein MEITLKINGSEKKLNVEPRTLLVHAIRDAGFTGTHIGCDSSSCGVCTVVLDGKTAVKSCTMFAVMAEGHEITTIEGMAQGGKLHPLQQAFHDQHGLQCGYCTPGMIMAAHVLLQHNPNPTEEEIRFGLSGNLCRCTGYQNIVKAVQQAAQMLQPAGAAADD from the coding sequence ATGGAGATCACACTAAAAATCAACGGTTCCGAGAAAAAGCTCAACGTGGAACCCCGTACCCTCTTGGTTCATGCCATCCGCGATGCAGGGTTTACGGGCACCCACATCGGCTGCGACAGCTCCTCGTGCGGGGTCTGTACGGTGGTGCTGGACGGTAAAACCGCCGTCAAGAGCTGCACCATGTTTGCCGTCATGGCCGAGGGCCACGAAATTACCACCATAGAGGGCATGGCCCAGGGAGGTAAACTGCACCCTCTACAGCAAGCCTTCCACGACCAGCACGGTCTACAGTGCGGCTACTGCACCCCCGGCATGATCATGGCGGCCCACGTTCTGTTACAGCACAACCCCAACCCCACCGAAGAGGAGATTCGCTTTGGTTTGTCGGGCAACCTGTGCCGCTGCACGGGCTACCAGAACATCGTCAAAGCCGTTCAGCAGGCGGCCCAGATGCTACAGCCAGCGGGCGCCGCAGCAGACGATTGA